One Blattabacterium cuenoti DNA window includes the following coding sequences:
- a CDS encoding nucleotide exchange factor GrpE, translating to MNNINQKNTENTIKNSSNSNNLNSRLNKKNNENGIKEKKILEENKILEEKLEKEKDKFLRLFAEFENYKKRIQKEKLDVFSIIHEKIIIDLIPILDDFKRGMKELKKYNEKEESIMKGILLIQDKFIKILKEKGLNKIKIKKGDEFNTDFHEAITQIPAIKENLKGKIIDIIEDGYILKDKVIRHAKVITGK from the coding sequence ATGAATAATATTAATCAAAAAAATACTGAAAATACTATTAAAAATTCTTCTAATTCTAATAATCTTAATTCACGATTGAATAAAAAAAATAATGAAAATGGAATAAAAGAAAAAAAAATTTTGGAAGAAAATAAAATTCTAGAAGAAAAATTAGAAAAAGAAAAAGATAAATTTTTACGTTTATTTGCAGAGTTTGAAAACTATAAAAAACGTATTCAAAAAGAAAAACTTGATGTATTTAGTATTATTCATGAAAAAATTATTATTGATTTAATACCTATTTTAGATGATTTCAAAAGAGGAATGAAAGAATTAAAAAAATATAATGAAAAAGAAGAATCAATAATGAAAGGAATATTATTAATACAAGATAAATTTATAAAAATATTAAAAGAAAAAGGACTTAATAAAATAAAAATAAAAAAAGGTGACGAATTTAACACAGATTTTCATGAAGCAATTACACAAATTCCTGCTATAAAAGAAAATCTAAAAGGTAAAATTATTGATATCATAGAAGATGGATATATATTAAAAGACAAAGTAATAAGACATGCTAAAGTTATTACTGGAAAATAA
- a CDS encoding DnaJ C-terminal domain-containing protein, protein MMKKDYYEVLGVSRNASYEEIKRAYRKLAIKYHPDKNLDNKKIAEEKFKEAAEAYEILGNEEKRNRYDKFGHSGVKGSSSSSSGMNMEDIFTNFGDIFSDAFGDGFSNFGFGKSSNRKIIKGSDLRIRVKLTLEEIANGTEKKVKVKRLKAAKGVKISNCSYCNGSGQKIRITNTILGRMQTTTQCGSCYGTGKNAENIPYGANKYGLIKEEELVNIKIPAGITEGIQLKITEKGNEGPFNGLSGDLIVLVEEIPHNNLKREGSNLHYDLYISFSDAILGATKEIPTINGRARIKIDPGTQSGKTLRLKNKGIPNIEGYGNGSMFIHVNVWTPKKINDEQRNFFEKMKKNENFLPHPGNKEKSFFDKVREMFS, encoded by the coding sequence ATGATGAAAAAAGATTATTACGAAGTATTAGGAGTTTCTAGAAATGCTTCTTATGAAGAAATAAAAAGAGCTTATAGAAAATTAGCAATAAAATATCATCCAGATAAAAATTTGGACAATAAAAAAATAGCGGAAGAAAAATTTAAGGAAGCTGCTGAAGCATATGAAATATTGGGAAATGAGGAAAAAAGAAACAGATATGATAAATTTGGACATTCTGGAGTAAAAGGTAGTTCTAGCTCTAGTTCTGGTATGAATATGGAAGATATTTTTACGAATTTTGGTGATATTTTTTCTGATGCTTTTGGAGATGGATTTTCAAATTTTGGATTTGGAAAATCTTCTAATAGAAAAATTATAAAAGGAAGTGATTTAAGAATTAGAGTAAAACTAACTCTAGAAGAAATAGCCAATGGTACAGAAAAAAAAGTAAAAGTAAAAAGACTAAAAGCAGCAAAAGGAGTAAAAATAAGTAATTGTTCTTATTGTAATGGTAGTGGACAAAAAATTAGAATCACTAATACTATATTAGGTAGAATGCAGACTACTACACAATGTGGATCATGTTATGGTACTGGAAAAAATGCAGAAAATATACCATATGGAGCAAATAAATATGGATTAATAAAAGAAGAGGAATTAGTCAATATAAAAATACCAGCAGGTATTACAGAAGGTATTCAATTAAAAATTACAGAGAAGGGAAATGAAGGGCCATTTAATGGATTATCAGGAGATTTAATTGTCTTAGTAGAAGAAATTCCCCACAATAATTTAAAAAGAGAAGGTTCTAATTTACATTATGATTTATATATTTCTTTTTCAGATGCTATATTAGGAGCAACTAAAGAAATTCCAACTATTAACGGAAGAGCTAGAATAAAAATAGATCCTGGAACACAATCAGGAAAAACATTAAGACTAAAAAATAAAGGTATACCTAATATTGAAGGATATGGAAATGGAAGTATGTTTATTCATGTTAATGTATGGACTCCAAAAAAAATTAACGATGAACAAAGAAATTTTTTCGAAAAAATGAAAAAGAATGAAAATTTTCTTCCACATCCTGGAAATAAAGAAAAATCTTTTTTTGATAAAGTAAGAGAAATGTTTTCTTAA
- the mnmA gene encoding tRNA 2-thiouridine(34) synthase MnmA has product MKKVVVVALSGGVDSSVSALILKKSGYNVIGLFMNNWDDKNYNCSLRLTSDSIDAMVVANKLNIPFQIIEMKKEYNKYIINYMFNEYKIGNTPNPDILCNKIIKFNLFLKIAIRNFNADFIATGHYVKKVTITKKKKKIHKIFIGKDLNKDQSYFLCQLNQTQLQKSLFPLGMLTKKKVRKIAEQNGLYNAYKKDSQGLCFVGKITLSKFLHTRINPKKGKIINIKSNSKILYDKKYKNHYSKEELILLSKKIKYKESDGKIIGYHQGAYLFTIGQRKGISIGGFKNPIFVIDTDIKKNIVYTGMGKNHPGLYRKCLFIKEKNIHWIHKNILLTEEKKMNVLSRIRYRQPLQKSFLYKIKTGILIIFENMQYAISGGQFAVWYNFHNELIGSGIISE; this is encoded by the coding sequence ATGAAAAAAGTAGTTGTTGTAGCTCTATCAGGAGGTGTTGATTCTAGTGTATCTGCATTGATTCTTAAAAAAAGTGGATATAATGTAATTGGATTATTTATGAATAATTGGGATGATAAAAATTATAATTGTTCATTAAGATTAACAAGTGATAGTATAGACGCTATGGTTGTAGCTAACAAATTAAATATTCCATTTCAAATAATAGAAATGAAAAAAGAATATAATAAATATATTATCAATTATATGTTTAATGAATATAAAATTGGAAATACTCCTAATCCAGATATTTTATGTAATAAAATAATTAAGTTTAATCTATTTTTAAAAATAGCGATAAGAAATTTTAATGCAGATTTTATTGCAACTGGACATTACGTAAAAAAAGTAACAATAACAAAAAAAAAAAAAAAGATTCATAAAATTTTTATAGGAAAAGATTTAAATAAAGATCAATCATATTTCTTATGTCAATTAAATCAAACACAATTACAAAAATCATTATTTCCATTAGGAATGCTAACGAAAAAAAAAGTTAGAAAAATAGCAGAACAAAATGGATTATATAATGCGTATAAAAAAGATTCTCAGGGATTATGTTTTGTTGGAAAAATAACCTTATCTAAATTTCTTCATACTAGAATCAATCCAAAAAAAGGAAAAATTATTAATATAAAATCTAATTCAAAAATTTTATACGATAAAAAATATAAAAATCACTATTCTAAAGAAGAATTAATTTTATTATCAAAAAAAATAAAATACAAAGAATCAGATGGAAAAATAATAGGGTATCATCAAGGAGCTTATCTATTTACTATAGGACAAAGAAAAGGAATATCTATTGGTGGATTTAAAAATCCAATTTTTGTAATTGATACCGATATAAAAAAAAATATAGTGTATACAGGTATGGGAAAAAATCATCCTGGATTATATAGAAAATGCTTATTTATTAAAGAAAAAAATATCCATTGGATTCACAAAAATATTCTATTAACTGAAGAAAAAAAAATGAATGTTTTATCTAGAATTAGATATAGACAACCATTGCAAAAATCTTTTTTATATAAAATAAAAACAGGAATTTTAATAATATTTGAAAATATGCAATATGCGATTTCCGGAGGACAATTTGCTGTATGGTACAATTTTCATAATGAATTAATCGGATCTGGAATTATTTCTGAATAA